From a single Myotis daubentonii chromosome 5, mMyoDau2.1, whole genome shotgun sequence genomic region:
- the LOC132234996 gene encoding zinc finger protein 709-like isoform X1, with protein MDSVAFEDVNVEFTMEEWAFLDPTWKKLYTDVMLETFWNLASVACDLEEQCDNHDSEDQYENNGMNFSSHVVAKLCTRTDGSQWRENFSQIPNHNEKKETLPEMKQTKPRLCRQMFLHYLSLNNHLSSHIGPTLYLFQEYEENPYKRKEPEKTFKHHQRIRSHEGSPCGKAFHYSNSLRNYERANIAGNPNECVQCGKGFSRLISFKLHKNTHTREKPHQSKQCGKALSSPKYSGDNERTHTEEKDYQCQKSGKALSSTSLRNQERTNTGEKPYECGNIFSWLSSLEKYKRSYAGKKPHECKECGKTFRRRYALIIHQRIHTGEKPYECKLCGKVFSYPTSLQNHKRTHTGEKPYGCKQCGKAFSCPKSYREHQRTQCGEKPYECKQCGKAFIFSTSLRNHERMHTEEKPYKCKQCGKIFSLYSSLGYHKRIHDGKKPHECKECGKTFHHPSSLRNHERTHTGEKPYECKHCGKTFYFLSALQRHERTHTRENRYECKHCGKGFYYQSSLQDHERSHTGEKPYECKVCGKVFSYSTSLQYHERMHSGEKPYQCKECGKAFISPSSLGKHRRSHDGKKPHECKECGKTFYDRYFLRFHESIHTGEKRYECKHCGKAFSYPSSLRIHERAHNKEKPYACKQCGKAFFALDAFQRHERMHTGEKPYKCKQCCKTFSNLASLQRHERTHTGEKPYECQQCGKTFSFSKSLRTHEKIHIVEKSYECKQCGKAFRCYKYLRIHEKIHTVEKPYECKQCGKAFRCSKYLRNHERMHTGEKSYECKQCGKAFSSPSSLATHERNHDGKKPHECKECGKTFLYPSFLRIHERMHTGEKPYECNHCGKAFSYPTSLQCHERTHNKEKPYECKQCGKAFSSVSSLGKHKRSHDGKNPHVCKECGNTFHDLYHLQLYESIHTGEKPYECNHCGKALSYTTTLQCHDRIHNEEKPYEYKQCEKPLFTQFPEIYLNTHNGDIHNE; from the exons GACTCAGTGGCCTTTGAAGATGTTAATGTGGAGTTCACCATGGAGGAGTGGGCTTTCCTGGATCCGACCTGGAAGAAACTCTACACAGATGTGATGCTGGAAACCTTCTGGAACCTGGCATCAGTAG CATGTGATTTAGAAGAACAGTGTGACAACCATGACAGTGAAGATCAATATGAAAATAATGGGATGAATTTTAG CAGTCATGTGGTAGCAAAACTCTGTACAAGGACGGATGGTAGTCAATGGAGAGAAAACTTCAGCCAGATTCCAAATCataatgaaaagaaggaaactcTTCCTGAAATGAAACAAACTAAACCCAGGTTGTGTAGGCAAATGTTTTTGCATTATTTATCATTGAATAACCACCTGAGCTCTCACATTGGACCCACACTGTACCTGTTTCAGGAATATGAAGAAAACCCTTATAAGCGTAAGGAACCTGAGAAAACTTTTAAGCATCATCAACGTATTAGAAGCCATGAAGGCAGCCCCTGTGGGAAAGCTTTCCACTATTCAAATTCCCTTAGAAATTATGAAAGAGCAAATATTGCTGGGAATCCGAATGAGTGTGTGCAATGTGGGAAAGGTTTTAGTCGTCTCATTTCCTTTAAACTTCACAAAAACACCCATACCAGAGAGAAACCACATCAAAGTAAGCAATGTGGCAAAGCTCTCAGTTCTCCCAAGTACTCCGGAGATAATGAAAGAACACACACTGAAGAAAAGGACTATCAATGTCAGAAATCTGGAAAAGCTTTAAGTTCCACTTCTCTTAGAAATCAGGAAAGAACAAATACTGGtgagaaaccttatgaatgtgggaACATCTTCAGTTGGCTCAGCTctcttgaaaaatataaaagaagttaTGCTGGAAAGAAGCctcatgaatgtaaggaatgtggtaaaACATTCCGTCGTCGCTATGCCCTTATAATTCATCAAAGAATACATACCGGGGAAAAGCCATATGAATGTAAGCTTTGTGGTAAAGTTTTCTCTTATCCAACTTCCCTCCAAAATCATAAAAGAACTCATACCGGGGAAAAACCCTATGGTTGTAAGCaatgtggaaaagccttcagTTGTCCAAAGTCTTATCGAGAGCATCAACGGACACAATGtggagaaaagccctatgaatgtaagcaatgtgggaaagctttcatATTTTCCACTTCTCTTCGAAATCATGAAAGAATGCATACTGAGgagaaaccctataaatgtaagcaatgtgggaaaaTCTTTAGTTTGTACAGCTCTCTTGGATATCATAAAAGAATTCATGATGGAAAGAAGCCTCatgaatgtaaagaatgtggTAAAACattccatcatccttcttcccttagaaatcatgaaagaactcatactggggaaaaaccctatgaatgtaagcattGTGGCAAAACTTTCTATTTTCTATCTGCCCTCCAACGtcatgaaagaactcatactCGGGAAAATCGCTATGAATGTAAGCATTGTGGAAAAGGTTTCTATTATCAGTCTTCTCTCCAAGATCATGAAAGATCTCATACTggggaaaaaccctatgaatgtaaggtTTGTGGTAAAGTTTTCTCTTATTCAACTTCCCTTCAATATCATGAAAGAATGCATAGCGGGGAAAAACCCTAtcaatgtaaggaatgtgggaaagctttcatTTCTCCCAGCTCTCTTGGAAAACATAGAAGAAGTCATGATGGAAAGAAGCctcatgaatgtaaggaatgtggtaaaACATTCTATGATCGATATTTCCTCCGATTTCATGAAAGTATTCATACTGGGGAAAAACGTTATGAATGTAAACATTGTGGTAAAGCTTTCTCTTATCCATCTTCCCTCCGAATTCATGAAAGGGCTCATAATAAGGAAAAACCCTATGcatgtaagcaatgtgggaaagctttcttTGCTCTAGATGCCTTCCAACGTCATGAAAGAATGCATACTGGAGAAAAACCCTATAAATGTAAGCAGTGTTGCAAAACTTTCTCTAATTTAGCTTCCCTCCAACGtcatgaaagaactcatactggggaaaaaccctatgaatgtcaGCAATGTGGTAAGACTTTTAGTTTTTCCAAATCGCTTAGAACtcatgaaaaaatacatattgtgGAGAAAtcctatgaatgtaagcaatgtgggaaagcgTTCAGATGTTACAAATATCTTAGAATACATGAAAAAATTCATACTgtagagaaaccctatgaatgtaagcaatgtgggaaagctttcagATGTTCCAAATATCTTAGAAATCATGAAAGAATGCATACTGGGGAGAAATCatatgaatgtaagcaatgtgggaaagctttcagtTCTCCCAGTTCTCTTGCAACACATGAAAGAAATCATGATGGAAAGAAGCctcatgaatgtaaggaatgcGGTAAAACTTTTCTTTATCCTTCTTTCCTTAGAATTCATGAAAGAATGCATACTggggaaaaaccctatgaatgtaaccATTGTGGTAAAGCTTTCTCTTATCCAACTTCCCTCCAATGTCATGAAAGAACTCATAATAAGGAAAAACCCTAcgaatgtaagcaatgtgggaaagccttcagttctGTCAGCTCTCttggaaaacataaaagaagTCATGATGGAAAGAACCCTCATGTATGTAAGGAATGTGGTAACACATTCCATGATTTATATCACCTCCAACTTTATGAAAGTATTCATACTGgtgaaaaaccttatgaatgtaatcATTGTGGTAAAGCTCTGTCTTATACAACTACCCTCCAATGTCATGACAGAATTCATAATGAGGAAAAACCCTATGAATATAAGCAATGTGAAAAGCCTTTATTCACCCAGTTTCCTGAAATATACCTAAATACTCATAATGGAGACATTCATAATGAATGA
- the LOC132234996 gene encoding zinc finger protein 124-like isoform X3: MDSVAFEDVNVEFTMEEWAFLDPTWKKLYTDVMLETFWNLASVACDLEEQCDNHDSEDQYENNGMNFREMNRQAPGAWLYPEPLSQMGLVHKKP, from the exons GACTCAGTGGCCTTTGAAGATGTTAATGTGGAGTTCACCATGGAGGAGTGGGCTTTCCTGGATCCGACCTGGAAGAAACTCTACACAGATGTGATGCTGGAAACCTTCTGGAACCTGGCATCAGTAG CATGTGATTTAGAAGAACAGTGTGACAACCATGACAGTGAAGATCAATATGAAAATAATGGGATGAATTTTAG GGAAATGAACCGGCAAGCCCCTGGTGCATGGCTCTATcctgaaccactgagccaaatgggcctggtacacaaaaaacCTTAA
- the LOC132234996 gene encoding zinc finger protein 791-like isoform X2 produces MVFLACDLEEQCDNHDSEDQYENNGMNFSSHVVAKLCTRTDGSQWRENFSQIPNHNEKKETLPEMKQTKPRLCRQMFLHYLSLNNHLSSHIGPTLYLFQEYEENPYKRKEPEKTFKHHQRIRSHEGSPCGKAFHYSNSLRNYERANIAGNPNECVQCGKGFSRLISFKLHKNTHTREKPHQSKQCGKALSSPKYSGDNERTHTEEKDYQCQKSGKALSSTSLRNQERTNTGEKPYECGNIFSWLSSLEKYKRSYAGKKPHECKECGKTFRRRYALIIHQRIHTGEKPYECKLCGKVFSYPTSLQNHKRTHTGEKPYGCKQCGKAFSCPKSYREHQRTQCGEKPYECKQCGKAFIFSTSLRNHERMHTEEKPYKCKQCGKIFSLYSSLGYHKRIHDGKKPHECKECGKTFHHPSSLRNHERTHTGEKPYECKHCGKTFYFLSALQRHERTHTRENRYECKHCGKGFYYQSSLQDHERSHTGEKPYECKVCGKVFSYSTSLQYHERMHSGEKPYQCKECGKAFISPSSLGKHRRSHDGKKPHECKECGKTFYDRYFLRFHESIHTGEKRYECKHCGKAFSYPSSLRIHERAHNKEKPYACKQCGKAFFALDAFQRHERMHTGEKPYKCKQCCKTFSNLASLQRHERTHTGEKPYECQQCGKTFSFSKSLRTHEKIHIVEKSYECKQCGKAFRCYKYLRIHEKIHTVEKPYECKQCGKAFRCSKYLRNHERMHTGEKSYECKQCGKAFSSPSSLATHERNHDGKKPHECKECGKTFLYPSFLRIHERMHTGEKPYECNHCGKAFSYPTSLQCHERTHNKEKPYECKQCGKAFSSVSSLGKHKRSHDGKNPHVCKECGNTFHDLYHLQLYESIHTGEKPYECNHCGKALSYTTTLQCHDRIHNEEKPYEYKQCEKPLFTQFPEIYLNTHNGDIHNE; encoded by the exons ATGGTTTTTTTAGCATGTGATTTAGAAGAACAGTGTGACAACCATGACAGTGAAGATCAATATGAAAATAATGGGATGAATTTTAG CAGTCATGTGGTAGCAAAACTCTGTACAAGGACGGATGGTAGTCAATGGAGAGAAAACTTCAGCCAGATTCCAAATCataatgaaaagaaggaaactcTTCCTGAAATGAAACAAACTAAACCCAGGTTGTGTAGGCAAATGTTTTTGCATTATTTATCATTGAATAACCACCTGAGCTCTCACATTGGACCCACACTGTACCTGTTTCAGGAATATGAAGAAAACCCTTATAAGCGTAAGGAACCTGAGAAAACTTTTAAGCATCATCAACGTATTAGAAGCCATGAAGGCAGCCCCTGTGGGAAAGCTTTCCACTATTCAAATTCCCTTAGAAATTATGAAAGAGCAAATATTGCTGGGAATCCGAATGAGTGTGTGCAATGTGGGAAAGGTTTTAGTCGTCTCATTTCCTTTAAACTTCACAAAAACACCCATACCAGAGAGAAACCACATCAAAGTAAGCAATGTGGCAAAGCTCTCAGTTCTCCCAAGTACTCCGGAGATAATGAAAGAACACACACTGAAGAAAAGGACTATCAATGTCAGAAATCTGGAAAAGCTTTAAGTTCCACTTCTCTTAGAAATCAGGAAAGAACAAATACTGGtgagaaaccttatgaatgtgggaACATCTTCAGTTGGCTCAGCTctcttgaaaaatataaaagaagttaTGCTGGAAAGAAGCctcatgaatgtaaggaatgtggtaaaACATTCCGTCGTCGCTATGCCCTTATAATTCATCAAAGAATACATACCGGGGAAAAGCCATATGAATGTAAGCTTTGTGGTAAAGTTTTCTCTTATCCAACTTCCCTCCAAAATCATAAAAGAACTCATACCGGGGAAAAACCCTATGGTTGTAAGCaatgtggaaaagccttcagTTGTCCAAAGTCTTATCGAGAGCATCAACGGACACAATGtggagaaaagccctatgaatgtaagcaatgtgggaaagctttcatATTTTCCACTTCTCTTCGAAATCATGAAAGAATGCATACTGAGgagaaaccctataaatgtaagcaatgtgggaaaaTCTTTAGTTTGTACAGCTCTCTTGGATATCATAAAAGAATTCATGATGGAAAGAAGCCTCatgaatgtaaagaatgtggTAAAACattccatcatccttcttcccttagaaatcatgaaagaactcatactggggaaaaaccctatgaatgtaagcattGTGGCAAAACTTTCTATTTTCTATCTGCCCTCCAACGtcatgaaagaactcatactCGGGAAAATCGCTATGAATGTAAGCATTGTGGAAAAGGTTTCTATTATCAGTCTTCTCTCCAAGATCATGAAAGATCTCATACTggggaaaaaccctatgaatgtaaggtTTGTGGTAAAGTTTTCTCTTATTCAACTTCCCTTCAATATCATGAAAGAATGCATAGCGGGGAAAAACCCTAtcaatgtaaggaatgtgggaaagctttcatTTCTCCCAGCTCTCTTGGAAAACATAGAAGAAGTCATGATGGAAAGAAGCctcatgaatgtaaggaatgtggtaaaACATTCTATGATCGATATTTCCTCCGATTTCATGAAAGTATTCATACTGGGGAAAAACGTTATGAATGTAAACATTGTGGTAAAGCTTTCTCTTATCCATCTTCCCTCCGAATTCATGAAAGGGCTCATAATAAGGAAAAACCCTATGcatgtaagcaatgtgggaaagctttcttTGCTCTAGATGCCTTCCAACGTCATGAAAGAATGCATACTGGAGAAAAACCCTATAAATGTAAGCAGTGTTGCAAAACTTTCTCTAATTTAGCTTCCCTCCAACGtcatgaaagaactcatactggggaaaaaccctatgaatgtcaGCAATGTGGTAAGACTTTTAGTTTTTCCAAATCGCTTAGAACtcatgaaaaaatacatattgtgGAGAAAtcctatgaatgtaagcaatgtgggaaagcgTTCAGATGTTACAAATATCTTAGAATACATGAAAAAATTCATACTgtagagaaaccctatgaatgtaagcaatgtgggaaagctttcagATGTTCCAAATATCTTAGAAATCATGAAAGAATGCATACTGGGGAGAAATCatatgaatgtaagcaatgtgggaaagctttcagtTCTCCCAGTTCTCTTGCAACACATGAAAGAAATCATGATGGAAAGAAGCctcatgaatgtaaggaatgcGGTAAAACTTTTCTTTATCCTTCTTTCCTTAGAATTCATGAAAGAATGCATACTggggaaaaaccctatgaatgtaaccATTGTGGTAAAGCTTTCTCTTATCCAACTTCCCTCCAATGTCATGAAAGAACTCATAATAAGGAAAAACCCTAcgaatgtaagcaatgtgggaaagccttcagttctGTCAGCTCTCttggaaaacataaaagaagTCATGATGGAAAGAACCCTCATGTATGTAAGGAATGTGGTAACACATTCCATGATTTATATCACCTCCAACTTTATGAAAGTATTCATACTGgtgaaaaaccttatgaatgtaatcATTGTGGTAAAGCTCTGTCTTATACAACTACCCTCCAATGTCATGACAGAATTCATAATGAGGAAAAACCCTATGAATATAAGCAATGTGAAAAGCCTTTATTCACCCAGTTTCCTGAAATATACCTAAATACTCATAATGGAGACATTCATAATGAATGA